Proteins from a genomic interval of Colletotrichum higginsianum IMI 349063 chromosome 6, whole genome shotgun sequence:
- a CDS encoding Eukaryotic membrane protein family, with protein sequence MAESQRSDDRGADDNHGASGNQAAVPSEPVEAFPPMPTFILEGSTAYDHDGGPLSQDTKTDIKVSHIPLPPLPSASASAPPTSTLPTIPGGHSDEDQSSDVSSTHSKPEKQDSSNSSSISEPATAAEKHEAESNEGVAPKTRVRAGSSSASMRKNQSHDNVRRLSVAGMQQLTAPEALPVAIVPDQASSAERDQRARSAIADQLQAIRQSILSQPASLRPNGSVTDGANSSRQDEPRRPVSARTLSTPPTTRRQSQSQATSPRRNSFYTVARPPPLNLDATSHFNAVNLQPPTQNKPPQIHVPPPSTKSLRNDPIPPSPLPPSIPLPPMSIPTHLQLELAAQRPSPLYIHHSHTNDIPYESYVVKWERLKNVLLLPSFLERTLYFGALACLDAWLYNFTILPMRFCIALGVLFKWWGYMALKEARWMIGFVWYGMGRVWARARRPRAKAVSSARQEAAHHLASRDSSRSRPAERRPSIPALDLRSPDGAPTLHSDSDSKANGHRVTEHEVKGNGNGHITHKLNASAGHHPSHGPGHRTHRHRRTKSIPSNLSSFHKADLLQGAVIICSSMFLMKLDASRMYHFIRAQDGIKLYVIYNVLEVGDRLLSALGQDIFECLFSSETLSRNSSGRSKVLLPLGMFVLALIYNVTHSVALYYQVITLNVAVNSYSNALLTLMISNQFVEIKSTVFKRFEKDNLFQLTCADIVERFQLWIMLFIIGMRNIVEVGGLSVPGAGSENGDLGGSGAMPLHSPSILPFSFTILPSWVWSGEVLSPFLIVIGSEMLVDTIKHAYVNKFNNIKPTFYSRILDILCKDYYTNAFVSPSLTRRLGLAVIPLSCLFIRASVQTYHMFLSTRIPTPIPESTQTSLSVESATPSSPVMVAALDRLDTLLRDALGRAVYGYPYGEPSMQSRAWWTWTSDDVIAAVTMIVVFFIAFLVLLIIKLLLGMVLLRYARNRYAQMKRKEHLVATGQEERQVYDAKGKRVGGYSQIEITEDRRRWIHADEKEGLKGGKGRFPKPEKPPEGEYMGVQRLRIMSLPPPLTDLELLARARGLSNGIPPNEREVRLLASELSVCRNILDKLVEESSCSICYRPLRSMHVIECGHSFCTECIRNEFKENGMSHDIHVHAFCPACRLAIALELNEDKKLHVPDHIMANDQLPYLRLWAKLRRVTDEVYSAHGIPIPETAYSWRRQDVETHYKTRAEEEAEDNKVWVNTGEAGENGDQENFDDQENVNDQEGEGNFEEETQNPTVRALEAFIALATATVPSPQRGSYNTYMDPPYFPSALGPGPDQPVLHDVTHASTINHHPPETDEVAPGEGSTE encoded by the exons ATGGCAGAGAGCCAACGCAGCGACGATCGAGGGGCCGACGACAACCATGGAGCTTCTGGAAACCAGGCCGCCGTGCCTTCTGAGCCGGTCGAGGCCTTCCCGCCCATGCCTACATTCATTCTCGAGGGCAGCACCGCCTATGACCACGATGGTGGTCCGCTAAGTCAAGACACCAAGACCGACATAAAGGTCTCGCACattcccctccctccgctGCCCAGCGCCTCCGCGAGCGCGCCCCCTACTTCCACTCTCCCTACCATACCCGGCGGCCACTCCGATGAGGACCAATCCTCCGATGTCTCTTCGACCCATAGCAAGCCTGAAAAGCAGGACTCGTCCAACTCGTCGTCCATATCCGAGCCtgcgaccgccgccgagaagcacgaggccgagagcaaCGAGGGCGTGGCCCCCAAGACCAGGGTTAGGGCCGGGTCGAGCTCCGCATCCATGAGGAAGAACCAGAGTCATGATAACGTTAGGAGGCTGTCGGTCGCGGGAATGCAGCAGCTCACGGCTCCTGAGGCTCTCCCTGTCGCCATTGTTCCCGACCAAGCCTCTTCTGCCGAGCGGGATCAACGAGCGCGCTCGGCCATCGCAGACCAGCTGCAAGCCATCCGCCAGTCGATACTCAGTCAGCCGGCTTCTCTGCGACCCAACGGCTCCGTGACGGATGGTGCAAACAGCTCCCGGCAAGACGAGCCTCGGAGACCAGTCTCCGCCAGAACCCTCTCGACGCCTCCGACAACACGGCGCCAGTCGCAGTCGCAGGCCACCTCGCCCCGCCGTAATTCCTTCTACACCGTTGctcggccaccgccgctgaATCTTGACGCGACCAGCCATTTCAACGCCGTCAACCTGCAACCACCGACCCAGAACAAACCGCCCCAGATCCACGTGCCACCACCATCGACAAAGTCGCTCAGAAATGATCCTATCCCGCCCTcacctctccctccctcgaTACCCCTCCCGCCCATGTCTATACCGACCCATCTCCAGCTGGAACTTGCCGCCCAACGTCCGAGCCCTTTGTACATCCACCACTCGCATACGAACGATATTCCATACGAGTCTTACGTGGTGAAATGGGAAAGGCTGAAGAATGTTCTGCTTCTCCCGTCGTTTCTCGAGAGGACTCTTTATTTTGGAGCCCTTGCTTGTCTCGACGCCTGGCTGTACAACTTCACCATTCTGCCCATGAGATTCTGCATTGCCCTTGGCGTCCTTTTCAAGTGGTGGGGCTACATGGCCTTGAAGGAGGCGCGGTGGATGATTGGCTTTGTCTGGTACGGAATGGGTAGAGTTTGGGCCAGGGCTCGTCGACCGAGGGCGAAGGCTGTTTCGTCGGCCCGGCAAGAAGCCGCTCATCATCTTGCCAGCCGCGATAGCAGTCGAAGCCGACCGGCCGAGCGGAGACCATCCATCCCCGCCCTGGATCTCCGATCGCCTGATGGTGCCCCGACGCTTCATTCGGATTCGGATTCCAAGGCAAATGGCCATAGGGTCACCGAACACGAGGTCAAGGGTAACGGCAACGGACACATAACCCACAAGCTGAATGCGTCTGCTGGCCATCATCCCTCACATGGTCCAGGTCATAGGACGCACCGGCACCGTAGGACGAAATCGATACCGTCGAATCTGTCTTCCTTCCACAAGGCGGACCTGTTGCAGGGTGCTGTCATCATCTGTAGCTCCATGTTCCTGATGAAGCTTGACGCCAGCCGGATGTACCACTTTATCCGGGCTCAGGACGGCATCAAGCTCTACGTAATATACAACGTCCTTGAG GTTGGCGATCGTCTTTTGTCGGCCCTTGGGCAGGACATCTTCGAGTGCCTCTTCAGCTCGGAGACACTGTCAAGAAACAGCTCCGGCCGTTCCAAAGTGCTCCTGCCCTTAGGCATGTTtgtcctcgccctcatcTACAACGTAACCCATTCGGTTGCGTTGTATTACCAGGTCATCACGCTCAATGTGGCCGTCAACTCGTACTCGAATGCCCTTTTGACTCTGATGATCTCAAACCAATTTGTTGAGATCAAGAGCACCGTCTTCAAGCGCTTTGAAAAGGATAACCTGTTCCAGCTGACGTGTGCGGACATTGTCGAGCGCTTCCAGCTGTGGATCATGCTGTTCATCATCGGTATGCGCAACATCGTGGAAGTCGGTGGCCTCTCCGTCCCCGGGGCCGGATCGGAGAACGGTGACCTGGGAGGCTCGGGTGCCATGCCGCTTCACAGCCCATCCATACTACCATTCAGCTTCACGATCCTCCCATCCTGGGTTTGGTCCGGCGAGGTCCTCTCCCCGTTTCTCATTGTCATTGGCAGCGAGATGTTGGTAGACACCATCAAGCACGCCTACGTGAACAAGTTCAACAACATCAAGCCGACATTTTACAGCCGTATTCTGGACATCCTGTGTAAGGACTACTACACCAAC GCCTTTGTGTCGCCTTCGCTGACGCGACGGCTTGGCCTGGCTGTCATCCCGTTGTCGTGCTTGTTTATCCGAGCTTCGGTCCAAACTTACCACATGTTCTTGTCAACGCGAATTCCTACACCTATCCCGGAGTCCACTCAAACATCCTTGTCCGTCGAGTCCGCAACCCCGTCATCTCCGGTGATGGTTGCAGCTCTCGACCGTCTCGACACGCTGCTACGGGACGCCCTGGGACGGGCTGTTTACGGCTACCCATACGGGGAACCCAGTATGCAGAGCAGGGCCTGGTGGACGTGGACCAGCGACGACGTCATCGCGGCAGTGACAATGATTGTTGTTTTCTTCATCGCCTTCCTGGTGCTGCTCATCATCAAATTACTTCTTGGCATGGTCCTCCTGCGGTATGCACGAAACCGGTACGCTCAGATGAAGCGCAAGGAGCATCTGGTGGCGACAGGTCAAGAGGAGAGGCAGGTATACGATGCCAAGGGCAAGAGGGTCGGCGGCTACAGCCAGATCGAGATCACCGAGGACCGGCGGAGGTGGATACACGCCGACGAGAAGGAAGGGCTCAAGGGCGGCAAAGGACGGTTTCCGAAGCCGGAAAAGCCGCCAGAAGGGGAATACATGGGAGTCCAGCG GCTAAGAATCatgtcgctgccgccgccgctgacggATCTGGAGCTTCTCGCGAGAGCCCGAGGCTTGTCCAACGGCATCCCCCCCAACGAGCGCGAGGTGCGGTTGTTGGCCTCGGAGCTTTCTGTCTGCCGCAACATTCTGGATAAGCTGGTCGAAGAGAGCTCGTGCAGCATATGCTACCGGCCGTTAAGGAGCATGCACGTGATCGAATGTGGACACAGCTTTTGCACGGAG TGCATCCGCAACGAGTTCAAGGAGAATGGAATGAGCCACGATATCCATGTTCACGCTTTCTGCCCGGCCTGCCGCCTCGCCATTGCGCTCGAACTAAACGAGGACAAAAAGCTCCACGTTCCTGATCACATCATG GCAAATGACCAATTACCCTATCTCCGACTCTGGGCGAAGCTCAGACGAGTGACGGACGAGGTGTATTCTGCCCATGGCATTCCAATTCCCGAGACGGCATACTCGTGGCGTCGTCAGGACGTCGAGACCCATTACAAAACAcgtgccgaggaggaagccgaggacaACAAAGTGTGGGTGAACACCGGCGAAGCGGGAGAGAACGGAGATCAAGAGAACTTCGATGATCAAGAGAACGTCAATGATCAAGAGGGCGAGGGTAATTTTGAGGAGGAAACGCAGAATCCAACTGTGCGGGCGTTGGAAGCATTCATCGCCTTGGCGACTGCCACCGTGCCATCACCACAGCGTGGCTCGTACAACACATACATGGACCCGCCCTACTTCCCCAGTGCTTTAGGTCCTGGGCCCGATCAACCCGTCCTCCACGATGTTACGCATGCGTCAACTATCAATCATCATCCCCCGGAGACCGACGAGGTGGCGCCTGGCGAGGGCAGTACGGAGTGA
- a CDS encoding Dienelactone hydrolase → MASNPPGQCCTVGVKHEGTPQGKKISVAGKYEGYLAEAPADKAHKNAGILFISDVFGIWPNSQLVADQFAANGYTTLIVDLFGGDQIPLPMPAGLNILEWIAKGSDGKSPHTQESVDPIVIDAIKYMQNDLGLANIGAVGYCFGAKYLVRNFQHGIKVGYIAHPSFVDEDELAAINGPLSIAAAETDSIFPAEKRHKSEEILQKTGQPYQINLYSGVEHGFAVRCDLSKKIQKYAKENAFLQAVSWFDEHLA, encoded by the exons atGGCCTCCAACCCTCCCGGACAGTGCTGCACCGTCGGCGTCAAGCATGA GGGCACCCCCCAGGGCAAGAAGATCAGCGTCGCGGGCAAGTATGAGGGAtacctcgccgaggcgccTGCCGACAAGGCCCACAAGAACGCTGGCATTCTCTTCATCAGCGACGTCTTCGGCATCTGGCCCAACTCACAGCTCGTGGCCGACCAGTTTGCCGCCAATGGATACACGACGCTGATCGTAGACctcttcggcggcgaccagaTTCCGTTGCCGATGCCTGCCGGGCTTAATATCCTCGAATGGATTGCCAAGGGCAGCGACGGCAAGAGCCCACACACACAGGAGTCGGTTGACcccatcgtcatcgacgccatcaagtACATGCAAaacgacctcggcctcgccaacatcggcgccgtcggctaCTGCTTCGGCGCAAAGTACCTCGTGCGCAACTTCCAGCACGGCATCAAGGTTGGCTATATCGCGCACCCCAGCTTcgttgacgaagacgagctCGCGGCCATCAACGGCCCgctctccatcgccgccgccgagacggacaGCATATTCCCCGCTGAGAAGCGCCACAAGTCGGAGGAGATCCTGCAGAAGACGGGCCAGCCTTACCAGATCAACCTCTACTCGGGCGTCGAGCACGGCTTCGCCGTCCGCTGCGACCTAAGCAAGAAGATCCAAAAGTACGCCAAGGAGAACGCCTTCCTCCAGGCTGTCTCGTGGTTCGATGAGCACCTGGCATGA
- a CDS encoding F-box domain-containing protein — MDEMHDEMAWGRLFPPTRQLAPSRSSSPAVSVSAGDHGPGHAHHAQLDSTYVAVADARPGFQADDGARAEQHWAPEASSPSSCLTLFRPPYQSAGAISELPNEIMLHILGYLDVSDLLSTSRTNHHLRHLSLSPILHHYRLRHTRAILPPLLSSPSRPSLAELIARSIFLTHTSVVSRRLARSLVSIRLSRRLATRPSAEALVERAVLPPECVPGMSMVQVAPALVAKRRAIEKEKVKDGLRKWVEGVWKGEVRQREEGIKKWEESKGVGRVWRLRRFWERVSRGDGAGLR; from the exons ATGGACGAAATGCACGACGAGATGGCCTGGGGCCGTCTCTTCCCCCCGACCCGCCAGCTTGCTCCATCACGTTCATCGTCTCCCGCAGTTTCTGTATCCGCCGGCGATCACGGCCCTGGCCATGCCCATCACGCGCAGCTCGATTCCACGTACGTGGCGGTCGCTGATGCCCGACCAGGTTTCCAAGCAGACGATGGAGCCCGTGCCGAGCAGCACTGGGCCCCCGAGGcctcctctccatcgtcTTGTCTGACGCTGTTTCGACCGCCGTACCAATCCGCGGGTGCCATCTCTGAACTCCCAAACGAGATCATGCTGCACATCCTCGGCTATCTGGATGTCAGTGACCTGTTGTCCACTTCGAGG ACCAATCATCACCTGCGCCACCTGTCCCTCTCGCCAATTCTCCATCACTATCGGCTCCGTCACACGCGCGCCAttctgccgccgctgctgtccTCCCCTTCACGCCCTTCTCTGGCGGAGCTCATCGCTCGCTCCATTTTTCTGACTCACACGTCGGTCGTCTCGCGCCGGCTGGCCCGCTCGCTGGTCTCGATCCGACTGTCCCGCCGCCTTGCTACTCGGCCTTCGGCTGAAGCCCTCGTTGAGCGGGCCGTCCTGCCACCCGAGTGCGTGCCCGGCATGAGCATGGTGCAAGTTGCGCCCGCCCTCGTTGCTAAGCGGCGGgccatcgagaaggagaaggtcAAGGACGGCCTGAGGAAGTGGGTTGAGGGCGTATGGAAGGGCGAGGTCCGCCAGCGGGAGGAAGGCATCAAGAAGTGGGAGGAGAGCAAGGGTGTCGGGAGGGTCTGGCGTCTCAGGCGGTTTTGGGAACGGGTCTCTagaggcgacggcgccggccttcGGTAG